Proteins encoded by one window of Oncorhynchus masou masou isolate Uvic2021 unplaced genomic scaffold, UVic_Omas_1.1 unplaced_scaffold_2237, whole genome shotgun sequence:
- the LOC135533130 gene encoding uncharacterized protein LOC135533130 produces QRTAELRRAGHPGQSPGQPHRPATQASHTGQSPGQPPGQSPGQPHRPATQASHQASHTGQPHRPVTRPVTRPATQASHQASHTGQTHRPATQASHTGQPHRPATQASHTGQPTTQPHRPATQASHTGQPTTQPHRPATQASHTGQPPGQPHRPATQASHTGQSPGQPPGQSPGQPHRPVTRPVTQASHTGQSPGQPHRSATQASHTGQPHRPVTRPVTRPATQASHQASHTGQPHRPVTRPATQASHTGQSPGQTPGQPHRPATRPATQARHTGQPHRLATQASHTGQPHRLATQASQQPSHTGQPHRPATQASHTGQPPGQPHRPATQARHTGQPHRLATQASHTGQPHRPATQASHTGQSHRPANNPATHASHTGQPHRPVTQASQQPSHTRQPHRPATQASHTGQPHRLATQASQQPSHTGQPHRLATQASQQPSHTGQLPGQPHTPATQASHTGRSHRPANNPATHASHTGQPHRLATQASHTG; encoded by the coding sequence CCACCCAGGCCAGTCACCAGGCCAGCCACACAGGCCAGCCACACAGGCCAGCCACACAGGCCAGTCACCAGGCCAGCCACCAGGCCAGTCACCAGGCCAGCCACACAGGCCAGCCACACAGGCCAGTCACCAGGCCAGCCACACAGGCCAGCCACACAGGCCAGTCACCAGGCCAGTCACCAGGCCAGCCACACAGGCCAGCCACCAGGCCAGCCACACAGGCCAGACACACAGGCCAGCCACACAGGCTAGCCACACAGGCCAGCCACACAGGCCAGCCACACAGGCTAGCCACACAGGCCAGCCAACAACCCAGCCACACAGGCCAGCCACACAGGCTAGCCACACAGGCCAGCCAACAACCCAGCCACACAGGCCAGCCACACAGGCCAGCCACACAGGCCAGCCACCAGGCCAGCCACACAGGCCAGCCACACAGGCCAGTCACACAGGCCAGTCACCAGGCCAGCCACCAGGCCAGTCACCAGGCCAGCCACACAGGCCAGTCACCAGGCCAGTCACACAGGCCAGCCACACAGGCCAGTCACCAGGCCAGCCACACAGGTCAGCCACACAGGCCAGCCACACAGGCCAGCCACACAGGCCAGTCACCAGGCCAGTCACCAGGCCAGCCACACAGGCCAGTCACCAGGCCAGCCACACAGGCCAGCCACACAGGCCAGTCACCAGGCCAGCCACACAGGCCAGCCACACAGGCCAGTCACCAGGCCAGACACCAGGCCAGCCACACAGGCCAGCCACCAGGCCAGCCACACAGGCCAGACACACAGGCCAGCCACACAGGCTAGCCACACAGGCCAGCCACACAGGCCAGCCACACAGGCTAGCCACACAGGCCAGCCAACAACCCAGCCACACAGGCCAGCCACACAGGCCAGCCACACAGGCCAGCCACACAGGCCAGCCACCAGGCCAGCCACACAGGCCAGCCACACAGGCCAGACACACAGGCCAGCCACACAGGCTAGCCACACAGGCCAGCCACACAGGCCAGCCACACAGGCCAGCCACACAGGCCAGTCACACAGGCCAGTCACACAGGCCAGCCAACAACCCAGCCACACACGCCAGCCACACAGGCCAGCCACACAGGCCGGTCACACAGGCCAGCCAACAACCCAGCCACACACGCCAGCCACACAGGCCAGCCACACAGGCTAGCCACACAGGCCAGCCACACAGGCTAGCCACACAGGCCAGCCAACAACCCAGTCACACAGGCCAGCCACACAGGCTAGCCACACAGGCCAGCCAACAACCCAGCCACACAGGCCAGCTACCAGGGCagccacacacaccagccacacagGCCAGCCACACAGGCCGGTCACACAGGCCAGCCAACAACCCAGCCACACACGCCAGCCACACAGGCCAGCCACACAGGCTAGCCACACAGGCCAGCCACACAGGCTAG